From Verrucomicrobiia bacterium:
GTTCAACGCCAGCAGCGCCACAAACCCCGCCGCCAGCACCCACACCGGTGAGATCATCGTGCCGCCTCCCCCGCGCCGGCCCCGCGCCGTGTCCGTCGCCATCGCGTCCATCCCCCCTCCAGCGCAAACCCCGCGATCGCCAGCCCGCTCAGTGGCAGCGCGAGATACACGTGCCCCATTTTCACCCCGAGGGCCGGCGAGACCTGGTCCGTCAGCAGCGTCAACGATACCAGCGCCCATCCGCCCCAACCCAGCACCCCCAATGCGAATACCGCCACCAGCAGGTGCACCAACCCGTCCACCCAGAGCCGCGCCCGCTCCGGCATCCGCGCCACCAGCACATCCACCCCAAGATGCGCCCCCCTCGCAAACCCCACGCTCGCCCCGACGGCTGCCACCCAGATGGTCAGCAGCGTCGCCAATTCATCCGTCCACGCGCTCGGTCGGCCCAGCCCGTACCGCGAAATCACCTGCCACAACACATCCAGCACCAGCACCGCCATCAACAGCGCCAGCATCCCCTCAAACCCCCGTTGTACCCGTTCCCGCCAAACCGTCATCGCTCGTTCCATGGGTTGCCCCCTTCTTTCCCACAGACTTGGGCGAATCGCGATGCGGGAATCGCGATTCGTCCGGTGGCCCAAATCCCTGGCGAACGTTCTGGGGCTTGTGAGGACGGTTGAGGGTTGGGAGGCACCACCGCGGGGACAACCGGTCCAGCGGGGCGATCATCCGATATTCAATAAGACTGACATATTGATGTTGACCAGCATTCATACTAAGGCAGTCCTGTTACTGTTGACCGCGTAGGTTTGAGGTTTGTGAGGTTTGTGGTGACGATCCGTGATCAGGTCCGCCCCCGGCAGCCCGAAGCGGTTTTCTGGAGTACCGGCCAGCACTGTGGCGTCAACATCTATTGGCCTGCCACAATGCTTTATGCTTTACAGGCTGCTTATCCTATTCGGGATGGCTTGCGTCCATCGCCATGCAGGCACCCTACCCCTGCTCCAGGATCGCCTCCATCCATGGCCCTGCCGCCGTTCCCCGGTACGACGCCTGCAACCCGCGCACCGCCTCCTGAAACCTGACCTTGTCCGGATGCAGAATCTCCACCCCTGCCCCGGCCAATGTCTCCAGATCCTCCCGGGTCCGGCCCGCCCACAATTCCCGCTGAAACCGCATCGACACCTCGGCCGCCGCCTCAAGCCATTCCCGCTCCCGCCCGTCCAGCCGCTCCCAGGTCGGCGTCCCCACCATCAGCAGATCCGGAACGCTGGTGTGCTCGTCCAGGGCGTAATACCGGCACACCTCGTAATGCCGCGAGGTCAGGAAGCTCGGCGGGTTGTTCTCCGCCCCGTCCACCACCCCCTGGTCCAGCGCCGTGTACAGCTCCCCGAACGCCAGCGGCGTCGCCGCCCCACCCATCGCCTCCACCATCCGGATCGCCGCCCGGCTGTTCTGCACCCGGATCTTCAATCCCCTCAGATCCTCGGGCCGCATCACCGGCCGCCCCCGGGTGTAGAAACTCCGGCTCCCCGCGTCGTAGTAACACAATCCCTTCAGCCGCTTGTCCACCCCCAGATCCAGCAACGCCCGCCCCACCCGACCCTCCAGCACCCGCCACAAATGCCCCTCATCCCGAAACACATACGGAATGCTGAACACTTCCATCCCAGGCACGAACCCCTCCATCGGCGATGCCGAGGTCTTGACCATGTCCAGCGCCCCCAACTGCACCAACTCCAGCAATTCACGCTCCGATCCAAGCTGGCCCCCCGCGTAAATCCGCACCCGCAGACGCCCCTCCGAAAGCCGCTCCACCGCCTCGCCCATGTGCTCCATCCCCGCATGCACCGGATGCCTCGTGTCCAACACATGCGCCAACCGCAACACCTTCCCTTCCCCAGCCTCCCGACATCCCATCCCCGCTACCACGCCACTTCCCACACCCGCCAGGACCGACAGGAACCCCCGCCGCCTCAACACCCCATCCGCCCCGGATCGCGCGCCGCTGGACATGCCCCTCCCTACCCCCTTCCCCACCCCCAACGCGAGCGGTTCCGCCCTGCGGCCCGACGCAACCTCCCTCCCCGTTCGTTGTCCCGGCTTCAGCAGAACCTCATCCCCTCTTCGCCCTGCCCAATAGCCCGAACGCAATCCTTGGAAGGCACCCATTCGCAATTCCCCATTCCCCCGTTCCCCATTCGCGATTCCCAGCAAAAGAAGAGGCGCCGCGCTCACGCACGGCGCCCGTCGCGACCTGGCCCGGGTTGGGTGGTGAACCCCGCGCCAGTCGGAAGCCTTCCCCCAAACCTACCCTTCGGTGGCCTCGTCCGGAATCCGCATCCCGTAGAACGACCGGTACACGAAGACCAGCGCCACCAGCAGGAACACCCCGCCAAACACCGTCTTGGCCGTCTGGTTGGTCATGGTCACGGCAATCTCCACCGCCAAGAGGCCGAACAGGGTGGTGAACTTGATCACCGGGTTCAGCGCCACCGACGAGGTGTCCTTGAACGGATCCCCCACCGTGTCGCCCACCACCGTGGCCGCATGCAGTTCGGTGCCCTTCTGACGCAAGTCCACCTCGACGATCTTCTTGGCGTTGTCCCAGGCCCCGCCCGCATTGGCCATGAAGATCGCCTGGAACAATCCGAAGAACGCGATCGCGATCAGGTATCCGATGAAGAAGTACGGATTGAAGAACGGCAGCGCCAGGGCGAAGCAGAACACCACGATGAAGATGTTCCACATGCCCTTCTGCGCGTACTCCGTGCAGATCCGCACCACCTCCTTGCTGTCCTGGTCCGAGGCCGTGCTCGCATCGAGCTTCATGTTCTTCTTGATGTACACCACCGCCCGGTACGCTCCCGTCACCACCGCCTGAGTCGAGGCCCCCGTGAACCAGTAGATCACCGATCCGCCCATCACCAACCCAAGGATGATCTCCGGCTGAACGATGCTGAGCTGGCTGATGACGTTCCCAAACAGGTTCTCCAGCAGGATGATGATGCCGAACACCATCGTCGTCGCCCCCACCACCGCCGTCCCGATCAACACCGGCTTTGCAGTCGCCTTGAACGTGTTCCCCGCCCCGTCGCCCTTCTCCAATTGGTACTTGGCGTTCTCGAAGTCAGGCTCGAACCCGAATTCCTTCCGCACCTCGTCCTTCACGCCGTCGCGCCCTTCGATCTGCGACAACTCATACACCGACTGCGCGTTGTCCGTCACCGGCCCGAAACTGTCCACCGCGATGGTCACCGGCCCCATCCCCAGGAACCCGAAGGCCACCAACCCGAAGGCGAAGATCGGCGCCGCAAACGCGAACTGCTCCGGCATGATCACCATCAGCGCCGGGTTCTTCGAGAACATGTACGACACCAGCATCAACAGGATGATCACCAGGCCCATCCAGAACGCCGACATGTTCCCCGCCACGAATCCCGACAGGATGTTCAGCGAGGCCCCGCCATGCTTCGAACAGTTGGTCACTTCCTTCAC
This genomic window contains:
- a CDS encoding TRAP transporter small permease; the protein is MTVWRERVQRGFEGMLALLMAVLVLDVLWQVISRYGLGRPSAWTDELATLLTIWVAAVGASVGFARGAHLGVDVLVARMPERARLWVDGLVHLLVAVFALGVLGWGGWALVSLTLLTDQVSPALGVKMGHVYLALPLSGLAIAGFALEGGWTRWRRTRRGAGAGEAAR
- a CDS encoding TRAP transporter substrate-binding protein, with amino-acid sequence MGCREAGEGKVLRLAHVLDTRHPVHAGMEHMGEAVERLSEGRLRVRIYAGGQLGSERELLELVQLGALDMVKTSASPMEGFVPGMEVFSIPYVFRDEGHLWRVLEGRVGRALLDLGVDKRLKGLCYYDAGSRSFYTRGRPVMRPEDLRGLKIRVQNSRAAIRMVEAMGGAATPLAFGELYTALDQGVVDGAENNPPSFLTSRHYEVCRYYALDEHTSVPDLLMVGTPTWERLDGREREWLEAAAEVSMRFQRELWAGRTREDLETLAGAGVEILHPDKVRFQEAVRGLQASYRGTAAGPWMEAILEQG